The Methanobacterium lacus genome includes a region encoding these proteins:
- a CDS encoding AMP-binding protein: protein MKDRIFITGATGFLGTHIAERMIKKPNTSLILLVRGNNYDEAVKHLSRSWWESKTLMNELKEINTPNSKIMILQGDVTQDLLGLTPENFRYLVENVTHVVHAAADLRLNSSIEDLRRINLQGTQNMIRMALKAKNYLLKKFSHISTAYVAGKRKGLIEEDSLSGKSGFKSNYEQSKFEAEEVVRKADLPFVILRPGMIVGDSTTGYIKTFNTIYSLIRLYMNGLRFFPVSKNLKINMVPVDYVADAVCIITLNEDSNTKTFHLTGPYKNSPTVEELVSLVKTWASENLDLKLPKPLYIPLSPMLHLAERFLNTDHGMGKVLHELEPYMKEDRIFDSKNTELIMGEYPLNWVDYLPKLLEFASYYGFFHRSTRTVHEQIIYRLNRSLQVDYYDIVEGDYLKLTAPNFKDQVSKVLNGLLAMGIKKGDRVAIAGFNSSRYLSLDVAIGLLGAVNVPIYYTSPVNEINEILQDCDASIIFLGTPELLNSSNKINIPVVSFYRDHDSHSKIVSWSEFLNPETDVLIEDLAEIITPVDFNDTATIRYTSGTTGKPAGVRFSHGNLRWMAEFIASIPPWSDRTSNIKYLSFLPMNHVVEGILGTYSPYYAPASLELYFLENFHELEGALPKVRPTIFFSVPRFYEKIWSKLHRKWLGDMYLNTTRRGLKHVYGKILKRVLLKMAGLDECAQLIVGSAPISEDLLRAFHELGIEIHNAYGLTEAPLLTINRLGSNVIGTVGTPLPKTHISTTEDGEIIVKGPQLTSGYYNNNQKNKHHFNEGWFKTGDYGHLTKNGNLVITGRKKEMIVNSYGKSIRPLKVEGKLKLIEGVSEVMLVGDQKPYSIAMIWMTETFDPAQFKIDLKKINQNLSNPEKIRKWMVMKDELSIEHGDITANLKLKRQNILKKYETSVNMIYHKSWNELLKQNPEIVFYGDDGEDHGH from the coding sequence TTGAAAGACAGAATTTTCATAACTGGAGCAACCGGATTTTTGGGCACCCATATCGCTGAAAGAATGATAAAAAAACCTAATACATCATTAATACTTCTTGTAAGGGGTAATAATTATGATGAAGCTGTTAAACATCTTTCAAGAAGTTGGTGGGAATCTAAAACCCTTATGAATGAATTGAAGGAGATTAATACTCCCAATTCCAAGATCATGATCCTGCAGGGTGATGTAACCCAGGATTTACTGGGACTCACCCCGGAAAATTTCAGATATCTAGTTGAAAATGTAACTCATGTGGTACATGCCGCTGCCGATCTAAGATTGAACAGTTCCATTGAAGATTTGAGAAGAATTAATCTTCAGGGAACTCAAAATATGATTAGAATGGCTTTAAAAGCCAAAAATTATCTGTTAAAAAAGTTTTCCCACATTTCTACAGCCTACGTTGCTGGTAAAAGGAAGGGTTTAATTGAAGAAGATTCTTTAAGTGGTAAATCTGGATTTAAATCCAACTACGAACAAAGCAAATTCGAAGCAGAAGAAGTTGTTCGAAAAGCAGACTTGCCCTTTGTAATATTAAGGCCTGGAATGATAGTGGGAGATTCTACTACCGGCTACATCAAAACTTTCAACACCATATACTCACTAATACGTCTTTATATGAATGGATTACGATTTTTTCCAGTTTCTAAAAATTTGAAGATCAACATGGTACCGGTAGATTACGTTGCAGATGCCGTTTGCATCATTACCTTAAATGAAGATTCAAACACTAAAACATTCCATTTAACTGGTCCATATAAAAACAGCCCCACTGTTGAGGAGCTGGTCAGTTTAGTCAAAACATGGGCTTCTGAAAATTTAGATTTAAAGCTTCCCAAACCCCTGTACATTCCATTATCCCCAATGTTACACCTTGCAGAAAGATTTCTAAATACTGATCATGGCATGGGTAAGGTTCTTCATGAACTCGAACCTTACATGAAGGAAGACAGAATTTTCGACTCCAAAAACACTGAACTTATCATGGGAGAATACCCCCTTAATTGGGTCGATTATCTGCCTAAATTATTGGAATTCGCCTCATATTACGGATTTTTTCACCGTTCAACGCGAACAGTACATGAACAAATAATTTACAGATTAAACAGGAGTTTACAAGTAGATTATTATGATATTGTGGAGGGTGACTACCTAAAATTAACTGCACCGAACTTTAAAGATCAAGTTTCAAAGGTCTTAAACGGGCTCTTGGCCATGGGCATCAAGAAAGGTGACCGTGTAGCAATTGCAGGATTTAACAGTAGCCGCTATCTGTCGCTTGATGTGGCAATTGGACTATTGGGAGCAGTTAATGTTCCTATCTATTACACCAGCCCAGTGAATGAAATAAATGAGATATTACAAGATTGTGATGCATCCATAATATTTTTAGGCACCCCTGAATTGCTGAACAGTTCAAATAAAATTAACATTCCAGTGGTATCGTTCTACAGAGATCATGACAGCCACTCAAAAATAGTTTCATGGAGTGAATTTTTAAATCCTGAAACTGATGTGTTGATCGAAGATCTTGCTGAAATTATTACACCCGTAGATTTTAACGATACTGCAACCATACGCTACACATCAGGTACAACTGGGAAACCAGCAGGAGTTCGTTTCAGCCATGGAAATTTAAGGTGGATGGCAGAATTTATTGCATCGATACCCCCGTGGTCAGATCGAACATCCAATATCAAATATTTATCGTTTTTACCCATGAACCATGTTGTTGAAGGAATTTTAGGAACATATTCTCCATATTACGCTCCTGCCTCCCTTGAACTTTACTTTCTTGAGAACTTCCACGAACTGGAAGGAGCCCTCCCCAAGGTTAGGCCAACCATTTTTTTCTCGGTTCCAAGGTTCTATGAAAAAATTTGGTCCAAACTTCATAGGAAATGGTTGGGAGATATGTACCTAAACACAACAAGAAGAGGATTGAAACATGTCTATGGAAAAATATTGAAAAGAGTCCTTCTTAAAATGGCAGGTTTGGATGAATGTGCACAGTTAATAGTGGGTTCTGCACCGATAAGTGAAGATCTTCTCAGAGCATTTCATGAACTGGGGATCGAAATACATAATGCATACGGACTGACAGAAGCACCACTACTGACCATAAACAGATTGGGATCAAATGTCATTGGAACTGTTGGAACTCCCCTTCCAAAAACCCATATCTCCACAACTGAAGATGGGGAAATAATTGTTAAAGGTCCCCAGTTAACATCAGGCTACTACAACAACAACCAAAAAAATAAACACCACTTCAATGAAGGATGGTTTAAAACAGGGGATTACGGTCATTTGACCAAGAACGGAAATTTAGTGATCACTGGAAGAAAAAAAGAGATGATAGTGAACTCCTATGGCAAAAGTATTCGACCACTTAAGGTGGAAGGTAAACTCAAATTAATTGAAGGTGTATCAGAAGTCATGCTTGTGGGAGATCAAAAACCCTACTCCATAGCAATGATCTGGATGACCGAAACCTTCGACCCCGCACAATTCAAAATCGATCTTAAAAAAATCAACCAAAACCTTTCAAATCCTGAAAAAATCAGAAAATGGATGGTTATGAAAGATGAACTTTCCATTGAACATGGAGATATCACAGCAAATCTCAAATTAAAACGTCAAAACATTCTAAAGAAATATGAAACATCTGTAAACATGATCTACCATAAATCTTGGAATGAACTGCTCAAACAAAACCCTGAGATAGTTTTCTATGGCGATGATGGTGAAGATCATGGGCATTAA
- a CDS encoding polysaccharide pyruvyl transferase family protein gives METEKNKLKDNTNSKKFKKVLLMGYNGANNTGSETRLISIIEDIRTVLGKDVKLTIPTLNEKNLRRYIEEDEHLKIVPIPSIYFFALKEIVKKQDLVLLVEGSCYMDTWTSALLWAFLWTTRCAYNQGIPCIAYAVDSGELSRFNKFLVKKEANKTDLIITRTTYARERLIDIGVKAPIVSTADCAFTFETKLEAKNSLKKIWNSENPASTEGFVGMAVVDFHLWPVVIRPWGRKVNLYKWPYYFSRSRSRVLRSENLSRNWAREADRIVELHSKNIIIICMEELDEPLAIEIKNRMKHSEKAQIVSAGTYNASQITEVLRSLELLITSRYHAGVLSMKASVPQIGIGHDQRLKGLYKDIKIEKELFIDYPEDNSKVEVIWKSLSKKVDQLIENPKHTKELIRKCYQKQVELSLNNKKYLKNFLFEHEDVMV, from the coding sequence ATGGAAACTGAAAAAAACAAATTAAAGGACAATACTAACTCTAAAAAATTTAAAAAAGTCCTTTTAATGGGTTACAACGGAGCAAACAACACAGGTTCAGAAACCAGGTTAATTTCCATCATTGAAGATATTAGAACTGTTCTTGGAAAAGATGTTAAGCTTACAATTCCCACCCTCAATGAAAAAAATCTCAGACGGTACATAGAAGAAGATGAGCATTTAAAAATTGTTCCCATACCCTCCATATACTTCTTTGCCCTGAAAGAAATTGTTAAAAAACAGGATCTGGTTTTACTTGTGGAGGGAAGTTGTTACATGGATACCTGGACTTCAGCTCTTTTGTGGGCGTTTTTATGGACTACAAGGTGTGCATATAATCAGGGCATTCCATGTATTGCATATGCTGTGGACTCAGGAGAACTTTCCAGGTTCAACAAATTTTTAGTGAAAAAAGAAGCAAACAAAACAGACCTCATAATAACAAGAACCACATATGCAAGGGAGCGTTTAATTGATATAGGTGTCAAGGCCCCAATAGTAAGCACAGCAGACTGTGCATTCACATTTGAAACAAAATTAGAAGCTAAAAACAGTCTTAAAAAAATTTGGAACTCGGAAAACCCCGCCTCAACTGAAGGATTTGTTGGAATGGCTGTGGTGGACTTTCATCTTTGGCCAGTTGTAATAAGACCCTGGGGAAGAAAGGTAAACCTATACAAATGGCCTTATTACTTCTCAAGATCCAGATCCAGGGTTTTAAGAAGTGAGAACTTGAGTAGGAACTGGGCCCGTGAAGCAGACAGGATCGTTGAGCTGCACAGTAAGAACATAATCATAATCTGCATGGAAGAGTTGGATGAACCACTTGCAATTGAAATTAAAAATAGAATGAAACACTCTGAAAAGGCTCAGATCGTTTCCGCAGGGACTTACAACGCATCCCAGATTACAGAAGTCCTAAGAAGTCTTGAGCTACTAATAACATCTAGGTACCATGCAGGAGTGTTATCCATGAAGGCATCAGTACCTCAAATAGGCATTGGGCATGATCAACGGCTTAAAGGATTGTATAAAGACATTAAGATTGAAAAAGAATTATTTATAGACTATCCTGAGGATAACTCCAAGGTGGAGGTCATATGGAAAAGCCTTTCAAAAAAGGTGGATCAGCTTATTGAAAATCCCAAACACACGAAGGAATTAATTAGAAAATGTTATCAAAAACAGGTTGAACTGTCACTAAATAACAAAAAATACCTTAAAAACTTTTTATTTGAACACGAGGATGTGATGGTTTGA
- a CDS encoding TetR/AcrR family transcriptional regulator — MKKENSPQETLTTKERIFEASVNLFSQKGFDAVSMREIGREVGIRESSIYNHYKNKDAILENIINHLIDELGAISFTDEEMDALISESPELFFETGSREFFNGMSNPKTEKIWRILSIEVFHNEKIKTFFVNELLESPINEWEKIFTKMMKKGIIKEYDPRVLAREYFSFALYLFFEYFILKYDTKYSSFTDMAYNKMIDHTNFILKTVKIESNDNSNHKKS, encoded by the coding sequence ATGAAAAAAGAAAACAGTCCCCAAGAGACATTAACCACCAAAGAACGTATTTTCGAAGCATCTGTCAATCTTTTCTCTCAAAAGGGTTTTGATGCTGTTTCTATGAGGGAAATAGGTAGAGAAGTTGGGATTAGAGAAAGTTCAATTTACAACCACTACAAAAATAAGGACGCAATATTAGAAAACATAATCAACCATTTAATAGATGAATTGGGAGCTATAAGTTTTACAGATGAAGAAATGGACGCATTAATTTCTGAAAGTCCTGAATTATTCTTTGAAACAGGTTCAAGGGAATTTTTTAATGGAATGTCCAATCCCAAAACAGAAAAAATTTGGAGGATCTTGTCAATTGAAGTATTTCACAACGAAAAGATCAAAACTTTTTTTGTCAACGAGCTCCTTGAGAGCCCCATAAATGAGTGGGAGAAAATATTCACTAAAATGATGAAAAAAGGCATTATTAAAGAGTACGATCCGAGAGTTCTTGCCAGGGAATATTTTTCATTCGCACTGTATCTATTCTTTGAGTACTTCATACTGAAATATGATACAAAATACTCCTCTTTTACGGATATGGCCTATAATAAAATGATAGATCATACAAATTTTATATTAAAAACTGTAAAAATTGAAAGCAATGACAATTCAAATCATAAGAAGAGTTAA
- a CDS encoding DUF5612 domain-containing protein, translating into MKEFAITIKAHNKPGVLRDITEMMAKCGINISYTHLFVEKDESASVYMELEDVKDIETLAHNILTHGNVDDVITHRSLGEIYGKRIIIIGGGAQVAMVAQGAITEADRHNIRGERISVDTIPLVGEQELAEAVSAVARLPRIGALVLAGSLMGGKISDAIEDIKEEHDVIVISLNMPGSVTEKADLVVTDPVQAGVMAVMAIADTALFDIKKIGKRKF; encoded by the coding sequence ATGAAAGAATTTGCCATTACAATAAAAGCCCATAACAAACCTGGTGTACTCAGGGATATAACAGAAATGATGGCTAAATGTGGGATAAACATATCATACACACATCTATTTGTAGAAAAGGATGAATCTGCTTCAGTTTATATGGAACTGGAAGATGTTAAGGATATTGAAACCCTTGCACACAATATTCTTACCCATGGAAATGTTGACGATGTAATAACACACAGATCATTGGGAGAAATATACGGAAAAAGAATAATCATCATTGGGGGAGGTGCGCAAGTTGCGATGGTTGCACAAGGAGCAATTACAGAGGCGGATCGCCACAATATTAGGGGTGAAAGAATCAGTGTTGATACCATACCCTTGGTTGGAGAACAAGAACTTGCAGAAGCAGTATCTGCAGTTGCAAGACTTCCTAGAATTGGTGCCCTTGTGCTTGCAGGTTCACTCATGGGTGGTAAAATTTCAGATGCCATTGAAGATATTAAAGAGGAGCATGACGTTATAGTGATAAGCCTCAACATGCCTGGAAGTGTGACTGAAAAGGCGGATCTTGTAGTAACAGATCCTGTACAGGCAGGGGTAATGGCTGTTATGGCTATTGCTGATACTGCATTATTTGATATAAAAAAAATTGGAAAGAGGAAGTTTTAG
- a CDS encoding DUF6448 family protein — protein sequence MTIYYDTMDGPIVTAAELALEMENVNYVLPFVKKEFETELKEAFDNAVIVRELSGEAAEVADQWFFETAVRLHMVGVGKPYTGIKHSGLNREHIILKAYSAIENQDKTALETLLSDSLREAIETRFEVTISKKDYDVNDIDAAREYMNFERDFVEFCNELLELIKSK from the coding sequence ATGACGATATATTACGATACAATGGATGGACCAATAGTTACAGCTGCTGAGCTTGCATTAGAAATGGAAAATGTCAACTATGTTCTGCCTTTTGTTAAAAAAGAATTTGAAACTGAGCTTAAAGAAGCCTTTGATAATGCAGTAATTGTTAGGGAGTTAAGTGGGGAAGCAGCTGAAGTTGCTGATCAATGGTTTTTTGAAACTGCTGTCCGCCTTCATATGGTTGGTGTTGGAAAGCCATACACAGGAATAAAACACTCTGGTCTTAACAGAGAACACATCATTCTAAAAGCGTATTCAGCTATAGAAAATCAGGACAAAACTGCACTTGAAACTCTTTTGTCGGATTCTTTGAGGGAGGCCATTGAAACAAGATTTGAAGTCACGATTTCAAAAAAGGATTACGATGTTAATGATATTGATGCAGCAAGGGAATACATGAATTTTGAGAGGGATTTTGTTGAATTTTGCAATGAACTCTTAGAACTAATTAAATCCAAATAG
- a CDS encoding cupin domain-containing protein — protein sequence MSEELKSKPLKVEDLIDYQENAVVSREIIRKETGTVTIFAFDKGEGLSEHTAPFDAMVQVVDGTAEIIISGEKNIVNKGELIIMPANEPHALNAIERYKMVLTMIRSN from the coding sequence ATGTCCGAAGAACTGAAATCAAAACCACTAAAAGTAGAAGATCTCATTGACTACCAAGAAAATGCTGTTGTGAGCCGTGAAATAATAAGGAAAGAAACAGGAACAGTAACTATTTTCGCTTTTGATAAGGGAGAAGGATTGAGCGAACACACGGCACCATTTGATGCAATGGTTCAAGTTGTTGATGGTACTGCAGAAATAATAATTTCTGGTGAAAAGAACATAGTAAACAAGGGAGAACTCATTATAATGCCTGCAAATGAACCTCATGCACTGAATGCCATTGAAAGGTACAAAATGGTATTAACCATGATCAGATCCAACTAA
- a CDS encoding TMEM175 family protein has translation MNSDNQLMDTKRLETLVDGIFAIAMTLLVLSLAVPQLTPPVTDSALRAALVGLIPNLISMVVSFLLLSIFWKIHHKFFKQIEYINGTLLWINVIWLLFIVLVPFSETLTGDYGGTMTAHFVFNLNMMGIALLLFLNWHYASSHNFINENVDQKEIKITWRVNVAFVLIVIGAILLSFVIPDYASIIYLLTFVVENIVRKLS, from the coding sequence ATGAATAGTGATAATCAATTAATGGACACAAAACGACTTGAAACATTGGTCGATGGGATATTTGCAATTGCAATGACTCTATTGGTTTTGAGTTTAGCTGTACCTCAACTTACTCCACCAGTTACGGATTCAGCACTAAGAGCGGCATTGGTGGGTTTGATCCCCAACTTAATTTCGATGGTTGTTAGTTTCCTGTTGTTATCAATTTTTTGGAAGATACATCACAAATTTTTTAAACAGATAGAATATATTAACGGAACATTACTTTGGATCAACGTGATCTGGCTTTTATTCATAGTTTTGGTACCATTTTCAGAAACTTTAACAGGGGATTATGGAGGGACAATGACGGCCCATTTTGTGTTCAACCTGAACATGATGGGTATTGCACTGTTACTCTTCCTGAACTGGCACTATGCTTCAAGTCATAACTTCATCAACGAAAATGTTGATCAAAAGGAAATTAAAATTACTTGGAGAGTTAACGTAGCATTTGTATTGATAGTTATTGGTGCAATACTGTTATCGTTTGTTATACCTGATTACGCATCGATAATTTACTTGTTGACATTTGTTGTTGAAAATATTGTGAGAAAGCTGTCATGA
- a CDS encoding CRISPR-associated protein Cas4: MITVTNIKEYLYCPEKLNLRLENLDITTEEQISGKISKEAFKGFDSIVQRNLWVLNGKMNIRDILNELFKDMPSFLDTIYRRYQEEGIEDPSPIFESLKEDMRFNSWLIAIKTQKLLNDGINGSEAVKILYPPSFIEFKIENPEVGLVGMIDKIEIIDGTYYPIAIKTNLPPLNGVWESDAIQSSAYSFLMEEEFNKDVAVGFINYTKIGSKQPVVNSPLLTNKFIEIFEKLCDMIYEGKKPEIHININKCRLCEYSTMCSYCNQHLL; encoded by the coding sequence ATGATAACTGTTACAAACATTAAAGAGTATTTGTACTGCCCAGAAAAACTAAATTTAAGGCTTGAAAATTTAGACATTACAACAGAAGAACAAATTTCTGGAAAAATATCCAAAGAAGCCTTTAAAGGTTTTGATAGCATAGTACAACGAAATTTATGGGTTTTGAATGGGAAGATGAACATCAGAGACATTTTAAATGAACTCTTCAAAGATATGCCCTCATTCCTTGATACGATTTACAGACGATATCAAGAGGAAGGAATCGAAGATCCATCCCCAATATTTGAAAGTCTGAAGGAGGATATGAGGTTCAACTCATGGTTGATAGCAATAAAAACTCAGAAATTATTGAATGACGGCATCAACGGATCTGAAGCAGTTAAGATTCTTTATCCTCCCTCTTTTATTGAATTTAAAATTGAAAATCCCGAAGTGGGTCTCGTTGGTATGATCGATAAAATTGAGATCATCGACGGAACTTATTATCCAATTGCAATTAAAACCAATTTACCACCTTTAAACGGAGTTTGGGAATCTGATGCCATTCAATCTTCGGCTTATTCATTTTTGATGGAAGAAGAATTTAATAAGGACGTTGCAGTGGGATTTATTAACTACACTAAGATTGGATCAAAACAACCTGTGGTAAACAGCCCCCTTCTAACCAACAAGTTCATAGAAATTTTCGAAAAACTTTGTGATATGATCTACGAAGGAAAAAAGCCTGAAATCCATATAAATATCAACAAATGTCGTTTATGTGAATACTCTACCATGTGTAGCTACTGTAACCAACATTTACTATGA
- a CDS encoding homoserine dehydrogenase translates to MKDTVNIGLIGFGTIGSGVVETLNKNIDLVENKVGKKVKLKKVVDLDITTDRGVEISSDVLSTDINDILDDPDIEIVIELMGGYQPALKFITKAMENGKHVVTANKALLAKHWDEIISTAQKNDVRICFEASVGGGIPLLQPLNEGLSANNIQSIYGIINGTANYILTKMTDEGLEFEDVLKEAQKKGYAEADPSFDIEGDDTAQKLIILTILSFGKYIKQDNFHVEGITCITPEDISFAKEELNSCIKLLAIAKLVDGKLEVRVHPTIVPLDHLLSSVNGVFNGVYLVGDVVGPVMMYGPGAGMMPTASAVVGDCIDIIENMEKPVLYGPKSCTVEKIKDISDLESKYYLRLITKDEPGVLHKISGILSKYNISIGSMTQKQHDKPGIPIFMVTHSALERDMRSAVEEIDQLKCVNDKTVFIRVL, encoded by the coding sequence ATGAAAGATACAGTTAACATAGGACTTATAGGTTTTGGAACCATTGGAAGTGGTGTTGTCGAAACCCTGAATAAAAATATTGATCTGGTAGAGAACAAAGTAGGAAAAAAGGTTAAATTAAAAAAAGTTGTGGATCTGGACATAACCACCGATAGAGGGGTAGAAATATCTTCAGATGTTCTTTCCACAGATATTAATGATATTCTTGATGATCCAGATATAGAAATTGTTATCGAACTAATGGGAGGTTATCAGCCCGCACTTAAATTCATTACAAAAGCCATGGAAAATGGCAAACATGTTGTAACTGCTAACAAAGCTCTTTTAGCTAAACATTGGGATGAAATCATTTCAACAGCCCAAAAAAATGATGTCAGAATTTGCTTTGAGGCAAGTGTAGGTGGAGGAATACCGTTATTACAACCCCTAAATGAGGGACTTTCAGCCAACAATATTCAATCAATTTATGGTATCATCAACGGAACTGCTAATTACATCCTTACAAAAATGACTGATGAAGGACTGGAATTTGAGGATGTGCTCAAAGAGGCACAAAAAAAGGGTTATGCTGAAGCTGATCCAAGTTTTGATATTGAAGGAGACGATACTGCACAAAAATTGATTATACTTACCATACTAAGCTTTGGAAAGTACATTAAACAGGACAACTTCCATGTTGAAGGCATAACCTGCATCACACCTGAAGATATCAGTTTTGCAAAGGAAGAACTCAACTCATGCATCAAGCTTTTAGCAATTGCCAAACTAGTTGATGGAAAACTGGAAGTTCGGGTCCATCCTACAATTGTACCACTTGACCACCTACTATCCTCTGTAAATGGTGTTTTCAATGGTGTTTATTTGGTTGGAGATGTGGTTGGTCCGGTTATGATGTACGGTCCTGGTGCAGGTATGATGCCTACAGCCAGTGCAGTTGTGGGAGACTGTATTGACATAATAGAAAATATGGAAAAACCAGTTTTATACGGCCCTAAAAGTTGTACTGTAGAAAAAATTAAGGATATTTCAGATCTAGAATCCAAATATTACCTTCGATTGATCACCAAGGACGAACCCGGAGTACTCCATAAAATATCTGGAATTCTAAGTAAATACAACATTAGCATAGGTTCAATGACACAAAAACAGCATGATAAACCAGGAATACCCATCTTCATGGTTACTCATTCAGCCCTTGAAAGAGATATGAGATCTGCTGTTGAAGAAATAGATCAACTGAAATGTGTCAACGACAAAACCGTGTTTATCAGGGTTCTTTAA
- a CDS encoding DNA polymerase subunit beta: MRARPRDFIYTTDDLFFATTTYLHPHDRILSFLRYIPDLNGDRSLNSKKYIKVDSKKAYDFLGTNYPDYLFDCDITGVQMMGVPNEKIENVLQPTERLNEIMDGEERNPLLEKVVKLADTFHDHTGLSYNKMGVSGSILPGLYIENASDIDFVIYGLKNHRMIMKSFAEIKEANGVLKAVGEDYWQKLYKKRIVDSSLSYDEFRWYESRKHNRGLIDGTLFDILQTRDWDEISGTFGKTRYSPMGTIEIECTVSDAIAAYDNPAVYKVEDVTVLNGLEVPISEVASYTHTYSGQAVEGERVVARGKLEKVMNETTSYRLIVGTTRESVGEYIKLKNLRIT; encoded by the coding sequence ATGAGAGCCAGACCACGAGATTTCATATACACCACCGATGATCTGTTCTTCGCTACAACAACTTATCTGCATCCCCATGACAGAATATTATCATTTTTAAGGTATATTCCTGATCTAAATGGTGACAGGTCATTAAACAGCAAGAAGTATATCAAGGTGGACTCTAAAAAAGCCTACGATTTTTTAGGAACAAATTATCCTGACTACCTATTCGACTGTGACATCACAGGTGTTCAGATGATGGGAGTTCCAAATGAGAAGATCGAAAATGTACTGCAACCCACAGAACGCCTCAACGAGATCATGGATGGTGAAGAAAGGAATCCCCTTCTTGAAAAGGTTGTTAAACTCGCAGATACCTTTCATGACCACACAGGATTATCCTACAACAAGATGGGCGTTTCAGGATCTATTTTACCGGGCCTTTACATAGAAAATGCTTCAGACATAGATTTTGTAATTTACGGCCTAAAAAACCATAGAATGATCATGAAATCTTTTGCAGAAATTAAAGAAGCTAACGGTGTATTGAAAGCTGTGGGGGAAGATTACTGGCAAAAACTCTACAAAAAAAGGATTGTTGATTCCTCATTGTCCTACGATGAATTCCGATGGTATGAATCTCGTAAACATAACCGGGGATTAATAGATGGAACTCTCTTTGACATTCTTCAGACCAGAGATTGGGATGAAATTTCAGGCACATTTGGAAAGACCAGATACAGCCCAATGGGTACGATAGAAATAGAATGTACAGTTTCAGATGCTATTGCAGCCTACGATAATCCTGCAGTGTACAAGGTTGAAGATGTTACCGTTTTAAATGGCCTTGAAGTCCCTATTAGTGAAGTTGCTTCCTACACACATACCTACTCTGGACAGGCGGTGGAGGGAGAACGTGTTGTAGCAAGGGGTAAGCTTGAGAAGGTGATGAACGAAACAACTTCGTACAGGTTGATAGTTGGAACCACACGTGAATCTGTTGGGGAATACATCAAACTTAAGAATCTAAGAATAACTTAA
- a CDS encoding PPC domain-containing DNA-binding protein yields MIVSRLLPGDDLKTSLENISDSIEFNSGVIVSVVGSLTRTHLRMSNGTKKLFEGFFEIVSVEGTISADGVHIHMAVAAEDGSVFGGHLLEGCIIHTTAEVCIIEAEKEFKRVFDQNTGYRELQP; encoded by the coding sequence ATGATAGTTTCAAGACTGCTACCTGGAGATGATTTAAAAACTAGTTTGGAAAATATTAGTGACAGCATTGAATTTAATTCTGGAGTGATAGTGTCGGTGGTTGGAAGTTTAACTAGAACCCATTTAAGAATGTCGAACGGGACTAAAAAATTGTTTGAAGGCTTTTTTGAGATCGTTTCTGTTGAGGGCACAATTTCAGCAGATGGTGTGCACATTCATATGGCGGTAGCTGCTGAAGATGGATCAGTCTTTGGTGGACACTTGTTAGAAGGATGTATTATTCATACAACAGCAGAAGTGTGTATAATTGAAGCTGAAAAAGAATTCAAAAGGGTATTTGACCAAAATACTGGCTATAGGGAGCTTCAGCCGTGA